From the genome of Pristiophorus japonicus isolate sPriJap1 unplaced genomic scaffold, sPriJap1.hap1 HAP1_SCAFFOLD_378, whole genome shotgun sequence, one region includes:
- the LOC139250461 gene encoding probable G-protein coupled receptor 139 — protein sequence MLPIEHAAKICYMIIAVIGVPVNLVAIVILSRGKCGLSTCTTRYLVAMAVADLLVVITEVILYRINGYYFPRCFLDITPVCRVRYLLSRVAMDCSVWFTVTFTFDRFVAICWQKLKTKYCTGRTAAVVLATSCILLSSKNIPFYFTFQPWVIIDNVPWYCYNIPAYFTEPGWVGFDWFDTVLTPLLPFSIILLLNALTVKHILVASRVRKRLRGESKGENGSDPEMESRRKSVILLFTISGSFILLWLVYVIYFLYYSIAGINPDDFKDFLSIFPQVGSILQNLSCCTNTFIYGVTQSKFREQLKSAVKYPLTSIIQLINKQNN from the coding sequence tgaatttagtggcgattgtgatcctgtcccggggaaagtgcgggctgtccacctgcaccactcgctacctggtggccatggcagtggcggatctactggtggtcatcACTGAGGTCATACTGTACCGGATTAATGGGTATTATTTCCCAAGGTGTTTCCTGGATATCACCCCTGTGTGTCGTGTTAGATATCTCCTGTCCCGTGTAGCCatggactgttctgtctggttcaccgtcactttcacctttgatcgatttgtggccatttgttggcagaagctgaaaaccaaatattgcaccgggagaactgcggctgtggttctggccacaagctgcattctgctctcttCAAAAAACATTCCTTTCTACTTTACATTTCAACCCTGGGTGATAATCGACAATGTTCCGTGGTACTGTTACAATATCCCAGCCTATTTTACTGAGCCCGGATGGGTAGGATTTGACTGGTTTGATAcggttttaaccccactgctcccattctctatcattttgttgctcaacgctctgacagtcaaacacattttagtggccagtcgagtccggaagagactgaggggtgagagcaagggggagaatggcagtgacccagagatggagagcaggaggaagtctgtcattttactcttcaccatatccggcagcttcatactgctgtggctggtgtATGTTATATATTTCTTATATTATAGCATTGCAGGAATAAATCCTGATGATTTCAAAGATTTTTTATCTATCTTTCCACAAGTCGGATCTATACTGCAGAATTTAAGTTGCtgtacaaacacatttatttacggggtgacccagtccaagttcagagagcagttgaagagcgcggtgaaatatccacttacctcaattatacaattaattaataaacagaacaactga